The stretch of DNA agaagtcaatcctagacctaagcaacaatatataagaaactagctttacaattaaaaattaaaaataaaaaaaaaaagaattgttatagaaaaaaaaattaaaaattaaaaactgaaaataaaattaaaaataaaaaattaaaaactgaaataaaattaaaaataaaaagaaaagaaaaaaaaaaagagtgaaatgatggattgattgatagaaaatgaaaaaagagatggaagagagtaggatttgattgatgatggatgtaatgatgactaagtggtaaatgtgtaataaaaataagtttgtaagtAGAAATGTAGTAATAGGCGTGTGATGGTAATTATGTAATAAAGTGTGTAAaaaggatttttcatgtaaaaatttcaaatttatttataaaaaatatatctatctaattttatttttcattgaacaataaaataaagggaaattacgccaaatgttatttgtttaatttcttttttaaatttatggttGGGGTTTTTAAAGTAATTTTTCCGATAGTTTCTATGTGAGTTTCTATACAATTTTTAGTTGGGATTTAGGTTGCTCCGTTAGTGGTAATTgagatttttatataaaatttcgtaaaagtgtaaaaaaaaaaaactatttttgaaGTGTAATAAAAAAATCGTTTAACTAACAATTTCAGTTAGATTGCCACATTTAATATAAGATATATATAAGTCATGCCCATATATGTGGTTGTGTATTGGAAGTTAAATTCGTTGACCTTGCTTTTAGCTAATAATACTGAGTCTTTAAAACGATGCAGTTATAaattatagtaataataataataaaataattttaatgagCAATAAGAACACGAAAAAATTTACAAAGATTCGACACTGAGATtatggtaatagcctactcccctttaTATTTGTATTACTCCTAAGATTATCAAGATCACAAGGAGTTGATAAAGTTAATTAGTTTCTCAACAATCATATGAAAGCTTACAAGTATCTCAATAACATAAGTGCTCTCTCGAAAATATGATGAACTTGAATGATCTTTTGATAATAAAATGACTCCATTATTTATAGGTAATATACAGTGAATATTacttaaaagaataaaaaataaatggaaaattaaatattaaatcctAGAAATCTCTCGATTGTGCAAAATAAATCTCATAAATGTAGGAATTTAATCATGttgaaaatgataaaatatttaagaaaaatatcttaaagaatctaAATTCACCGCATCTTTCTAGACGGAGGATCTTGCTTGGCTAACTAGAGATGTTCTGCTCAGAAAATCATGCGCAGAACTAGCTTGAATGTGAtaatttaatgtgttttaatgttatttaatgttGTTTAAGAGATTTTTACACATCTATATAAATGTGTAATGTTCTAACAACCATCAAATTTTGAATgtgaatattatataataaaatacatGCGAGATTTATACATGAGATTTATACATGGATTCAAGACCTCCCAATTAGTTAAATACTAATGTATGTGATATATACATCTTCTtacaatacacatatataatatttaataagttgactaatatatattaatattttttttagtgcaaCGATAAAATGGAGAAATTCACAAGTGAAGAAATTGATAAAACATGGGTCAATGCATTCATAtaattgatttaatattttattaagttttttatttatttttattgaacaaATGAATCATTTTATCttccttaattatttaatttatatattatcatttaggCAATGATATAAGTTTATTTTGTGAGAAATTTATAActctacttttaaaattttttatttttaaaataatatttagtaaTACTGTTTGTATTAGATGGCAacctaattataattaatattaaaatttgtaaAGACACATATGCAAAATGGTATATATTTACTCTTAtttatatactagtaaaaagttacgtgcgaggcaggtatactaattttatgttaggtattttttactttatttaaaaaatataattaacaattaaagaaaaaatattattatttattaggtgagattattattatgtatctaaataatgtaatttataattttgacaattaaaagtaaatactggatgtaatatattatagtgtttaagaaaacttgataatttaagtgtaatatgttcttaagataatccaaaaataaactaaaaattcatgttcaaatactaaagaaaacacaacttaaatgtgtgtgaaataaaaaagaaaattaaaaatcaatctttaaattattgataattgaagataacatctatctaaaaattgtagataaaaaatctctttttcacaaattataatgtgaaatgttttagttaaaatactttatatatatatggaacacttctaaaTGGGTAATAACCTTTTATGTCAAgtttctaataattatttttttaaaaaaaattatatttattttttataaaattggaaataataattataactgatactttgaaaaaattataaattatttgtaaaaattaattgaaaatactactttataattttatgaaattgtgagtttattaataatttattattgtaaaactaagaatcatttacatgtatattaatgtgttttttttaataggaaaataagagtttgattgtggaatccaattgtcttaacattattcatgctcttaaaaataaaacgctacaatacttcttagttcttacttagagtatcattgttagagaaatattattatcatctaatgatttttttttttgacattaccatgcatcatttattagaatatttctaattaaggaaataaaataatattattgattctgataaatgaatattttatattcattgaatctggacagaatcaattacgtaatattctatatatggtcagatttctatattcattacctgatttgatttcctgaattaattgtcaaaatattctgacaattaatgtggcacaaatactgatggagtatctcacctataaatatagggtctcggtccccgagctcctcactcattctgttcataacagcaaaatccatctaaagagagttgagagagcgaggaagcccgattacccacatcaaccagttttctttgcagatcaaagcttatgtgggtttgaagctcaagattcaatggctggaggtatttcgatccttattcatagtgtatatatgtttgattaattccgcactttatacttaaacatatatatttcagtttatacatataaatgtctaacagttggtattagagcggattatatatctctgccttgatttattttgagtttcatatagaTATACATACTTTTACGGgtttctttatttaaaatataaattatatatattttatgtatactTTTCACTACTAGAATATgggcctttagcttccctttttttaatccattttataaaaagggaagctaaagggtgtgagaACACCCACCAgattcgaaattgacatttagaggcggttttttggtaaaaaccgtaggtatatatactagtaaaccCTATCCCGTCGGTTGGAAATTGGGATTTTTTAAGGGTTGTGGGAGACCCTAagccgtcggttcctagcaaagaaccgacggcataggtgcACACTTTATTGACACGTGTgcacctatgccgtcggttctttgctaggaaccgacggcataggtcTCCCGAGTATAACCTCTGCatcgtcttcttcttcctcacttCTTCTTCTCCGGCATATACCCGGCCACTTCTACGGCGGAAAACCCACGaaaaccctcgccaaccaccTCTAAaaacccacatatctctctcaTTTCTTCACCATTTCACCTCATTTTTGTCTTAAAAGTTTCTATTTTCAATATCTAATCCCATACACTAAAAAAGTTTTGTTTTTTCACCCATTTACACTGTACCCGaacctattttaaaaaaaagtggtGGTTTAACTCCGACCACCGGTTTTAGCAGAGAAATCGTTCAATCTCAACGttcattaaggtataaatatgatttctgttcattttattaatgtacattggtattatttcgtttttgtaaatattttttaggattttttcattttattgatattatattgtgtgtgcTATAGGTGGCCGGATTTTTGGTCGCAATTTGTCGCCAGATtgcgtttataaggtaaatatttatttacttgatatataatatatatgtatatattttgtattttattattgaatatgtgtttatatatatgttgtgtgtatatatattgtgtatatactatttgtgtattttgtgtatttgtattgtatatatatttgttgtgaatgagaatgagaggtagtaggaatttaattagtttagagttaaagtttttaaaataatggtagtgTGATATTTagttgattatatatgtatacatatgtatatgttattttttaaaaaaattatggaaattagtaactagtaacttgctactttgtttaataactagtaagtaatttaataattaaaattttaatttggttgTATATTGCATTATGTTATAGGTTGTGTGCTAATATTTGAGAGTCGATCGACATATTTCGGTGTTGATCGGATTTGCAATAGGTATATCCATCCGCTAACCTtttgttagtataattaattatcaatgtatgcttagttgagtttgtatatcttaaatattcaaacgtagtgaagtaggttctgcgaatacatgtacgcGGTCGGAttggtggataaattttgtattgtttatgttagtttctttgttctgtattgttatatttgttctgtttgttactttaggcacttttaaaaattttgggaacgtccaattacagccgttatgctgccaaaatttcggtagaatttagtGTTATTAGTAGCATGATATTcaattttgtttgttaatggtgtagatatGGCCAACTCGAGTTCGGGATCTGATTCAGACCCAGAGGCAGAGTGTCCAACcacaatacctacacgagggccgacgcaaatgaatgaaatatccaaactaatggatcaggggaaaagagtggccctcgaagttaatgataaaggtcaatactgtggaaaaagctatgcgaagctcgtatccactctaggagtcagatgtcggcagacaatagggttggcttataaaaactggaaagaagtcaacccgactctgaaaaataaagtttggaaagacattcaggtaagctattatttgttagaattttgatttgtttttctattactccaaatgttgactctaaccgtgtttgttttccttcaaaatagacggggttcattgtgtcggacaccttcaaacatgattgtctcatcctagctgggaagttaatgaaagacttcaagaataggatgacaaaagacatcataatgcccgcgttgaaagagaatgatctgggacgactggcacaagtccctgaaaagcaccccgagatcgacgctgctgattggtgcaaatttgttgaaagtcgactaactcctgaatttctggtacgctaattatattaacactaagataaactcttaaatacaagtacatgtatctaatgtatttttttggcattgtaggaattgagtaaggtgcaacgtgaacgttcctcaaaaattcaatccagacatcgaagtggtcggagtggaatggtgaacgtacgggaagtTGTGGTAagaaatacttaaaatttaatgtgctataatgtgctatacaatttaattggtactcatttcattgttataacATTATGTAGAAAAAAGAcctcgaagttgcagatccctccgccaccgtgtttggattaaatctcgcaccaagagtagaaaacttgtcactgattacgacaaggaaattgcagagaagatagtaagtatatattaatccttaattgagttctactcatgagttagtgtatataattcatatactaattgcttgaatatatgcgtgcattaggctcaattagaagagaagcttagtcagggacaaattcaggtccagggccaaaacgatatcctgacgcaggcgctcgggacaccagagcatcctggacgtgtcagggctgctgggtatgctattacttcaaatgttatttatttagttacacaaataaaatcgttgctaatttgctttttatgatttgtaggttcctgaccagggcatctcaactgttcggtaggaagaaaagggaagtgtctgatgttgtggctcggcaagcgaaggagattgaaaaattaaaagccgaagtccaatcccttaagcagcagaggaacgctgccgaacaagaggaagaaggagaggtggctggtgaggcgtatgttccacaaccatacgctcctcaggatgaggtacaaccacaaatttatgctgaggagtttatttccctcaacgaccaaggtatcctatacaattttgatgaccatgcggcccttaatcagcaagtacatctctgctctgacaacatcgacaatattgtggcccgagggtatttgtacgagcatgtgggtacgatcaaagttcactgccaggattacgatgattcacatgcccggatcatggtttcggaaatcctgcaagaggacgctgaaatcccagtcccaattgaagagtgcagatatgttagggacgtatgccagatgttccttccttggcctaaacacttaattttaacaaccgaggtaacttctcaactcaaattaattattaatgattagtggagtttgaatatcttaaatattcatccgtagtgaagtaggttctgcgaatatatgtgctgcggtgggatggatgaaaaaactactgttatatatgtgttatttgtcatTATACAGctatgttcaaaatttttggggtcattcaattacaaccgttatgctgccgaaatttcggtagaatttggatttaatttgatatatatatatatattatgttctgttttgtttagggtccactcgctcaaccgccctcaagacgtaatgcgtcaaaggggaaagctccgatgctttctccacaaggccgtggtgcacgggaagatgacttgttcacggaagagaagatggcgttgatccctaattcgctaaaatggatgattcatgaattcctaaggctcaaagataaacgtgatataatcacaattcctgtcccccgaggattcattgcaccgcgtacccagatcacgttatctggagaggatttgcagcaggttgctacgtgtgactacatcggcaaccagggaatgctgtttggaatgatgtatactcttctttaatctaattaaccttatatcaaattatagttaaattattataagacactaacactttttttggcaggcacatatgggagagcatcaacggtctgagaaaaattttcaagttttacgacccagaacttctcacagtgcatgggatcaacgatgaagaacagagtcagtcttttgacgatgcggcaagacgattggctaattggttatcattaatgaacaacaaccaccaaatgttctttattccttggaatatcgggtaaactttattaaattctttagtgctaattgttcatttctatattatgtcttcaaattatttttatactatcttacttatattccagtataattttctaggatgcattggacgctagtggtggttgcgccagggaaaattatccatttaaaccctgtaaaaggccgcccaattcccgaagaaatagaacaaatgatcggaaggtaataatttaatgacttcttatgtaacgaatttaaattaactaacgaattgaaatgctaatataattttcccaaacagggcattcatgtatataggggacgcacatcagtatcttggcccgtggcaaggaatttcacaagcaaactgtccaagacaacctaaaagccaagaatgcggtttttatgttttgaaatatatcactgacatcgtcgcacgtgccaaccccagccgttacatacaagatcaaaaagctgtaagttttaattattgattatagtatataaattctataataataaatatataatatacatatacataaactaatataaatttttaatttttttaacagtttgggggtaagaagcaatacgatccaaaaacagaattgttaccactacagcgaaagtggatcgaacaattgatggcggtgattcacggtgacgattaAGGTTGaaaggtcgaagaatttttcttcattatgtaatttttatagattaacttgtagttagatttattaactttaatatttttaactaattttacattagtgtttgtgtaatatttaattatttttatgaaattaaattatgtattttacccaaatttaaataatatttgattcacattttaaaaaataaatatgtaatttatattaaataaaataatatataaaattattaaatatataattaaaatgaaattaaaattatataattaaataaaaaaaaatttgaaaaaactgaaaattgcttgcttttggcgtcggttggtaaatcccctatggcgtcggttataagctataaccgacgccataggggtacctatggcgtcggttatagcttataaccgacgccataggtacccctatggcgtcggttataagctaataaccgacgccataggggtacctatggcgtcggttcatattaaaccctttagcgtcgccctgatcagcgtcggtagcgaatttcgcgaaaaccgacgctgaaagggcttaaaaaccgcctctaaagggggtttttgtagtagtgtttatattatataatctcgattatatatatattcatactcaatttatttttatatatacatatatatatattcatcttcatatttacgttcatatatatatatattgtatacatCCATTTATaccgtataatatatatatttctgggtatactttcatattattattcatttattcattgatttctttccatataattaattatcatattctattatatatttgtatgatatttatatggtttaatatgtatatgcaagtatatatatgtatatatatgtatacagtattgatttttgtttatatatatattttttatatatatacattttcttttcatttacgtatatatatattcatatttatatatatacacttttatATTCATATTTCATAATCTATATGTTCATATGTATACAcacattcatatttatattcatatactgtgtatatacatataatttttcatgtatatatgtttatatataatactcagtgctttcatatttttattgcataaaaTTGTATGTAATATTATCTTCCATACATTAATGATGATTTTACATtgtatacgagtatatatatacatgaaggTTTTATTTTTCGGTCtgtaattttttcgttttcattttttggtatttatttCGAATCCTCTACTTATTACtatattcatataatattttagatcgATTTTATGAATGAAAAGGATTTGAAAACCATCTGAAAACTGAAAAATTCTCTTAAGAACACGATCGGACCCGAAagaatatttatgaaattaaagtCTACATTTTACGTATTTTTTGATGCTTGAAATCAATATGGATCTCTTAATTTATTCATTTAGATCATTTTTGAATTGATTTCATGAATTTTAGTCGTCGGTGTTGTTTTTCAGGgcagttttttcaaaaaaaaaaaaggaaaattaagaaaaatttaagaaaattccaaattttttattattttgatttatttttggaattttattttatttccttatttttgtttatttagtcaattaaattacatttatttaaactttccattcttatttaacatatatcttcatatattatatgttatttagtaataaattattatggaaagtttttaatttggtaaattaattacatgcttTATTTTTGACATGTAATTGcaataattgtgatattttaagaatgtgaatatttaattattctacaattaagtgcgcaattattatatttatttaccaattaagtaatttattgattaaattaattgataatctgccattaagtatattctttaattttgtatttaatttatttcatataattaattgtactaatttgtatatttaccttatttatacaaactaattattagtacaaatatttaagatattatatggttataaatgcataattaattacacatcatggaattaagcatttaatttattatcatacaataattgttttaatttgtatttatttagaaaatttatttttaatacaattaattttgatttgtatgatttaaatgctatacataaattcattttatagtgctagatatatttagaaatattcaaacattaagataggttgaatattttatatagcacattaagtttcataaaacttcataaaattattcataaaatattcataaaacttcctaaaatgaataaaatatgaataaaatgtaagtaattttgtggtttgacataagaaaacatgaatttgggacaaatgctcatatctagaacggtttttaatgatcttcggacgaccacactaggagcattaatctcagtgattgtctactatgttaataacgaaattacttttaggtagagcccaatacctaatgtcaaagtgaaaatataattttatataattagggagtagccatagcatccttatttgtataaaattatacattaattaaaattcaccttaatggacataacttgtaattaattatataggtataataattttaccccacagggattttattatatttgtataattaattaggataatatgttaaattaaattctcttaatttaccccacagggagttatggggatttaatttaatagtgttatcacaaatttaattaaagatagataataaaccttcattttccaaaactaattgtttaattaaatctatcataaagttcatctaattttattaaatttaaaatttagcccataggctattttggatttagtaaaattttaatctctAGTTTATACTTtagtgtctagtgaaccacataattttaaataattagggagtagccacaacatccttaattatataaaattatatatattaagtggatcaagatcacataatggacataaattatgtgaacataataatcttaccctacagggattttattatatttacataattaatatgttaaattaaattctcttaatttatcccacaggaaattatgtagatttaatttaataattttatcataaagtataaaattttgaaacatttataaataattaagtgtttcatacctttcattgagaaagaaatattaaactttaagtttttcataaattgtgtaaatctatcataatctacatctaaatctaatcttattaaatcaaaaatttagcccacaggcaatttttgttataaagatttcatatgtaagcatgtttattcattggtaaaaacatgattcatttaaacctcaaaattatatatgtaattttattacatcactattcataaattttttccatactagtagaaatttcaaaaatttattctgataacttcatccaaaatgtacagtttttactgtataattaagaaaactaaatcacactttattatcaccaataaattttcaa from Cannabis sativa cultivar Pink pepper isolate KNU-18-1 chromosome 2, ASM2916894v1, whole genome shotgun sequence encodes:
- the LOC115718749 gene encoding uncharacterized protein LOC115718749, with amino-acid sequence MVSEILQEDAEIPVPIEECRYVRDVCQMFLPWPKHLILTTEGPLAQPPSRRNASKGKAPMLSPQGRGAREDDLFTEEKMALIPNSLKWMIHEFLRLKDKRDIITIPVPRGFIAPRTQITLSGEDLQQVATCDYIGNQGMLFGMMHIWESINGLRKIFKFYDPELLTVHGINDEEQSQSFDDAARRLANWLSLMNNNHQMFFIPWNIG